From Brassica oleracea var. oleracea cultivar TO1000 chromosome C3, BOL, whole genome shotgun sequence, a single genomic window includes:
- the LOC106331438 gene encoding uncharacterized protein LOC106331438 isoform X1: MASIAASPSFHSLSTFKSPNLSSTHLLPLSKNLTFRTRPIGNSRVCSFSAFTKQSRLGLMKLSCLGEGGGEDGVAIADEEQQQQQQQETVSVPVSPSDMLTMFFQDIDGVSNLKVQVSEGVAVVELSKQTTVQATGVASSLVETIQGAGFKLQTLNLSFEDEDEVLV, translated from the exons ATGGCGTCGATTGCAGCATCTCCTAGCTTTCACTCGCTTTCAACATTCAAAAGCCCTAACCTTTCTTCGACCCATCTTCTTCCTCTATCGAAAAACCTCACCTTTCGAACCAGACCCATCGGGAACAGCAGAGTTTGCAGCTTTTCTGCGTTTACGAAACAGAGCCGCCTTGGGTTGATGAAGCTTTCGTGCCTTGGAGAAGGAGGAGGAGAAGACGGCGTTGCAATTGCAGATGAAGAGCAACAACAACAACAACAGCAAGAGACTGTCTCTGTTCCTGTCTCTCCTTCAGACATGCTCACCATGTTCTTTCAG GACATAGATGGAGTTTCCAACTTAAAAGTTCAAGTTTCTGAAGGTGTTGCCGTTGTTGAG CTTTCAAAGCAAACAACGGTTCAAGCAACAGGAGTGGCGTCAAGCTTGGTGGAGACTATACAAGGAGCTGGCTTTAAGTTACAAACTTTGAATCTGAGCTTTGAAGACGAAGACGAGGTTCTTGTCTAA
- the LOC106331438 gene encoding uncharacterized protein LOC106331438 isoform X2 — MASIAASPSFHSLSTFKSPNLSSTHLLPLSKNLTFRTRPIGNSRVCSFSAFTKQSRLGLMKLSCLGEGGGEDGVAIADEEQQQQQQQETVSVPVSPSDMLTMFFQADGTLNEAAIPNVTKALQDIDGVSNLKVQVSEGVAVVELSKQTTVQATGVASSLVETIQGAGFKLQTLNLSFEDEDEVLV; from the exons ATGGCGTCGATTGCAGCATCTCCTAGCTTTCACTCGCTTTCAACATTCAAAAGCCCTAACCTTTCTTCGACCCATCTTCTTCCTCTATCGAAAAACCTCACCTTTCGAACCAGACCCATCGGGAACAGCAGAGTTTGCAGCTTTTCTGCGTTTACGAAACAGAGCCGCCTTGGGTTGATGAAGCTTTCGTGCCTTGGAGAAGGAGGAGGAGAAGACGGCGTTGCAATTGCAGATGAAGAGCAACAACAACAACAACAGCAAGAGACTGTCTCTGTTCCTGTCTCTCCTTCAGACATGCTCACCATGTTCTTTCAG GCTGATGGAACTTTGAACGAAGCAGCTATTCCTAATGTCACAAAGGCCTTACAG GACATAGATGGAGTTTCCAACTTAAAAGTTCAAGTTTCTGAAGGTGTTGCCGTTGTTGAG CTTTCAAAGCAAACAACGGTTCAAGCAACAGGAGTGGCGTCAAGCTTGGTGGAGACTATACAAGGAGCTGGCTTTAAGTTACAAACTTTGAATCTGAGCTTTGAAGACGAAGACGAGGTTCTTGTCTAA
- the LOC106329043 gene encoding gibberellin-regulated protein 14-like: MRLHHFLTSHRMALSLLLVFTFLQVFTNVVSAASKEESNALVSLPTSPTSPAIKPPSPSYKPPSFPTTPIKPPTITPPVKPPTTPVPPTSPPTYKPPTVKPPTTTPVKPPPVQPPYKPPTPPVKPPTLSPVKPPPAYKPPTPTVKPPTTPSVQPPMYKPPTPPVKPPTIPPVKPPTAPVKPTPIPPYKAPPVKPTPPPPAKPPVNPIPSPPVNAPPVKPPSKPPTPPPVRPRINCVSLCGTRCGQHSRKNVCMRACVTCCYRCKCVPPGTYGNKEKCGACYVNMKTRGGRPKCP; encoded by the exons ATGAGACTTCATCACTTCCTCACCTCACACAGAATGGCTCTCTCGCTTCTTTTAGTCTTCACCTTTCTTCAAGTCTTTACCAAT GTTGTTTCTGCTGCTTCAAAAGAGGAGTCCAATGCATTA GTTTCTTTACCTACGTCACCGACGTCCCCGGCAATCAAACCACCGTCTCCGTCATACAAGCCACCATCATTTCCTACTACTCCGATTAAACCACCGACCATTACACCACCAGTCAAACCCCCAACCACTCCGGTTCCACCCACATCACCACCTACGTACAAACCTCCAACTGTTAAACCACCTACAACAACACCAGTTAAACCACCACCGGTTCAACCACCTTACAAACCCCCAACTCCACCGGTTAAGCCACCAACGTTATCACCAGTCAAACCACCACCTGCCTACAAACCCCCTACACCAACGGTTAAACCACCAACAACACCATCGGTTCAACCACCTATGTACAAACCCCCAACGCCACCTGTTAAGCCACCCACGATACCACCAGTCAAACCACCTACAGCGCCGGTTAAACCAACCCCAATACCTCCATATAAGGCACCACCGGTCAAACCAACCCCACCACCGCCAGCTAAACCACCCGTCAACCCAATCCCATCACCTCCGGTCAATGCACCACCTGTTAAGCCACCGTCCAAACCTCCGACACCGCCTCCCGTTAGACCTCGGATAA ATTGCGTGTCTTTATGTGGGACTCGATGTGGCCAACACTCAAGGAAGAACGTATGTATGAGAGCGTGCGTCACGTGCTGCTACCGCTGCAAGTGCGTTCCTCCTGGCACGTACGGTAATAAGGAGAAGTGTGGAGCTTGTTACGTCAACATGAAGACACGTGGTGGCAGACCCAAGTGTCCTTAA